A DNA window from Stutzerimonas stutzeri contains the following coding sequences:
- the lnt gene encoding apolipoprotein N-acyltransferase codes for MHWITRPGWPGNLLALVAGTLTTPALAPFDIWPLALLSVALLYLGLRDSTAKQAAQRGWCYGFGLFASGVSWVYVSIHDFGAASPALAGLLTLGFVAGLALFFALLGWLWVRLLRNRHSALGDALAFSALWLAFDALRGWILTGFPWLYVGYSQLDGPLAGLAPLGGVWLLNFAIVLSATLLVALPRLRTEKPRLALAIALLAAPWIAGLLLTGYAWTTAKGEPLSVTAVQGNVAQSMKWDPKKLEMQLLLYRDMTFRSRPADLIVWPETAVPILKEHAEGYLKMMAGFAEQRDAALITGVPVRQPNADGELRYYNGLTTAGDASGTYLKQKLVPFGEYVPLQDLLRGLIAFFDLPMSDFARGESGQPLLQAKGLQIAPYICYEVVYPEFAAGLAAQSDLLLTVSNDAWFGHSIGPLQHLQMAQMRALEAGRWMVRATNNGITVLIDPYGDITEQIPQFEQAVLYGEVTAMQGLTPYLRWRSWPLIAVCVLLLGWALIRPKAKA; via the coding sequence ATGCATTGGATCACCCGCCCCGGCTGGCCGGGCAACCTGCTGGCGCTGGTCGCCGGCACGCTGACCACACCGGCACTGGCGCCGTTCGACATCTGGCCATTGGCGCTATTGTCCGTGGCACTGCTCTATCTCGGTCTGCGCGATAGCACAGCGAAGCAGGCAGCGCAGCGCGGCTGGTGCTACGGCTTCGGCCTGTTCGCCTCAGGCGTCAGCTGGGTCTATGTGAGCATCCATGACTTCGGTGCGGCCTCGCCGGCACTGGCTGGCCTGCTCACCTTGGGCTTCGTAGCAGGGCTGGCATTGTTCTTCGCGCTGCTCGGCTGGCTCTGGGTACGCCTGCTGCGCAATCGCCATTCCGCACTCGGCGATGCGCTGGCCTTCAGCGCACTCTGGCTGGCATTCGATGCCCTGCGCGGCTGGATTCTCACCGGCTTCCCATGGCTGTATGTCGGCTACAGCCAGCTCGACGGTCCGCTGGCCGGCTTGGCGCCGCTCGGCGGTGTTTGGCTGCTGAACTTTGCCATCGTACTGAGCGCGACACTGCTGGTGGCGCTACCGAGGCTGCGTACCGAGAAACCACGCCTGGCCCTTGCCATAGCGCTGCTAGCGGCGCCTTGGATCGCCGGACTGCTGTTGACCGGGTATGCCTGGACCACCGCCAAAGGCGAGCCGCTCAGCGTCACCGCGGTACAGGGCAACGTCGCACAAAGCATGAAGTGGGACCCGAAGAAGCTGGAAATGCAGCTGCTGCTGTACCGCGACATGACCTTTCGCAGCCGCCCGGCGGACCTGATCGTCTGGCCGGAAACTGCCGTACCGATTCTCAAGGAACACGCCGAGGGCTATCTGAAGATGATGGCCGGCTTTGCCGAACAGCGCGACGCGGCACTGATCACCGGTGTACCGGTGCGCCAGCCCAATGCCGACGGCGAACTGCGCTATTACAACGGCCTGACCACGGCTGGTGACGCTAGCGGCACCTACCTCAAGCAGAAACTGGTGCCTTTCGGTGAGTACGTGCCACTGCAGGATCTGCTGCGCGGCCTGATCGCTTTCTTCGACCTGCCAATGTCCGACTTTGCCCGCGGTGAGTCTGGCCAGCCGCTGCTGCAGGCCAAGGGACTGCAGATTGCACCGTACATCTGCTACGAAGTGGTCTACCCGGAGTTCGCTGCCGGACTAGCCGCGCAGAGCGATCTATTGCTTACGGTAAGCAATGACGCCTGGTTCGGCCATTCCATCGGCCCGCTGCAGCATTTGCAAATGGCGCAAATGCGTGCTCTGGAGGCGGGACGCTGGATGGTCCGCGCGACCAACAATGGCATTACCGTGCTGATCGACCCTTACGGGGATATCACCGAACAGATCCCGCAATTCGAGCAAGCCGTGCTGTATGGCGAGGTCACCGCGATGCAGGGCCTGACGCCTTATCTGCGCTGGCGCTCATGGCCGTTGATAGCGGTATGCGTGCTGCTACTCGGCTGGGCGCTGATCAGGCCTAAGGCAAAGGCCTAA
- a CDS encoding HlyC/CorC family transporter, which yields MSEDRSISGQKTWLERITQAFAHEPKNRQELLEVLREAHQNKLLDNEALAIVEGAIQVADLQVRDIMVPRSQVISIRADQSPREFLPAIITAAHSRYPVVGESLDEVIGVLLAKDLLPLILKEDQQNFDIKDLLRPATFVPESKRLNVLLREFRANHNHMAIVIDEYGGVAGLVTIEDVLEQIVGDIEDEHDVEEDSYIRPLPSGDFLVKALTPIDSFNEYFGSTFPDDEFDTVAGLVMSTFGHLPKRNEVTEINGFRVRVLNADSRRVHMLRLSRTESA from the coding sequence ATGAGCGAAGATCGATCGATCAGCGGGCAAAAGACCTGGCTGGAAAGAATCACCCAGGCTTTTGCCCATGAACCCAAGAATCGCCAGGAGCTGCTGGAAGTCCTGCGCGAAGCCCATCAGAACAAGCTGCTCGACAACGAAGCGCTGGCCATCGTCGAAGGCGCCATCCAGGTCGCCGACCTGCAGGTACGCGACATCATGGTCCCGCGCTCGCAGGTGATCAGCATCCGGGCCGATCAGTCGCCACGCGAATTCCTGCCGGCCATCATCACCGCCGCGCATTCGCGCTATCCGGTCGTTGGTGAAAGCCTGGACGAAGTGATCGGCGTGCTGCTGGCCAAGGATTTGCTGCCGCTGATCCTCAAGGAAGATCAGCAGAACTTCGACATCAAGGACCTGCTGCGCCCGGCCACTTTCGTGCCCGAGTCCAAGCGCCTCAACGTTCTGCTGCGCGAGTTCCGCGCCAACCACAACCACATGGCCATCGTCATCGATGAATATGGCGGCGTAGCAGGGCTGGTGACCATCGAGGACGTGCTGGAGCAGATCGTCGGCGACATCGAGGACGAGCATGACGTCGAGGAAGATAGCTACATTCGCCCGTTGCCCAGCGGCGACTTCCTGGTCAAGGCACTGACGCCAATCGATAGTTTCAACGAGTACTTCGGCAGCACCTTCCCCGACGACGAATTCGATACCGTTGCCGGTCTGGTGATGAGCACCTTCGGGCACCTGCCCAAGCGCAACGAAGTCACCGAGATCAATGGCTTCCGCGTGCGCGTGCTCAACGCTGACAGCCGCCGCGTACATATGCTGCGCCTGAGCCGCACCGAAAGCGCGTAG
- the ybeY gene encoding rRNA maturation RNase YbeY, producing the protein MIELDLQCASTGAAPALADLQRWCELALRQRSGDSELTIRLVDEQEGRELNRTWRQKDYATNVLSFPADVPDELLDIPLLGDLVICVPVVEREAAEQGKVLTAHWAHLVIHGCLHLLGYDHIDDDEAEEMEDLERQLLAELGHPDPYAEESPVSGTCKDS; encoded by the coding sequence GTGATTGAACTTGACCTGCAGTGCGCCAGCACGGGCGCTGCGCCGGCGCTCGCCGATCTGCAGCGCTGGTGCGAATTGGCGCTACGCCAGCGCAGCGGTGACTCCGAACTGACCATTCGCCTGGTCGACGAGCAGGAGGGTCGCGAGCTCAACCGCACTTGGCGGCAGAAGGATTATGCGACTAACGTGCTGTCATTCCCGGCAGACGTCCCGGACGAACTCTTGGATATCCCGCTGCTCGGCGATCTGGTCATCTGCGTGCCGGTGGTCGAGCGCGAGGCGGCGGAACAGGGCAAAGTGCTGACGGCACATTGGGCGCACCTGGTCATTCACGGCTGCCTGCACCTGCTCGGCTACGATCACATCGATGATGACGAAGCCGAGGAGATGGAAGACCTGGAGCGTCAACTGCTGGCCGAACTGGGTCATCCCGACCCCTATGCTGAAGAATCGCCCGTTTCGGGCACTTGCAAGGACTCTTGA
- a CDS encoding PhoH family protein, protein MNAPIEPHRFTLEPFEARRFANLCGQFDEHLRLIEQRLELEIRNRGNQFELIGPTDAAKSAEQLLRRLYRETKNAELSPDMVHLYLQESGMEELANPNAHQGVALRTKKGMIRPRGANQQRYVKAILDNDINFGVGPAGTGKTYLAVACAVDALEREQVRRILLVRPAVEAGEKLGFLPGDLAQKIDPYLRPLYDALYEMLGFEYVARLIEKQVIEIAPLAYMRGRTLNNSFIILDESQNTTQEQMKMFLTRIGFGSTAVITGDITQVDLPRGTKSGLAHVIEVLKDVNGISFTHFKPKDVVRHPLVQRIVEAYESFEDRQLPPGKRAGQDTAGD, encoded by the coding sequence TTGAACGCACCCATAGAACCGCATCGTTTCACCCTCGAACCCTTTGAAGCCCGTCGCTTCGCCAACCTCTGTGGCCAATTCGATGAGCATCTGCGCTTGATCGAACAGCGCCTGGAACTGGAAATCCGCAATCGCGGCAACCAGTTCGAGCTGATCGGCCCGACCGACGCGGCCAAATCCGCCGAGCAGCTGCTGCGCCGGCTGTACCGCGAAACCAAGAACGCCGAGCTTTCCCCCGACATGGTGCATCTGTACCTGCAAGAGTCCGGGATGGAAGAGCTAGCCAATCCGAATGCGCACCAGGGCGTCGCCCTGCGCACCAAGAAGGGCATGATCCGCCCGCGTGGCGCCAACCAGCAGCGCTACGTCAAGGCCATCCTGGACAACGACATCAACTTCGGCGTCGGCCCGGCCGGTACCGGCAAGACCTACCTCGCCGTCGCTTGCGCAGTGGATGCGCTGGAGCGCGAACAGGTGCGCCGCATCCTGCTGGTGCGCCCGGCAGTGGAAGCCGGCGAGAAGCTCGGCTTCCTGCCCGGCGACCTGGCACAGAAGATCGATCCCTACCTGCGTCCACTGTACGACGCCCTCTACGAGATGCTCGGCTTCGAGTATGTAGCGCGGCTGATCGAGAAACAGGTGATCGAGATTGCCCCGCTGGCCTACATGCGCGGCCGCACGCTGAACAACAGTTTCATCATCCTCGATGAAAGCCAGAACACCACCCAGGAACAGATGAAGATGTTCCTCACGCGGATCGGCTTCGGCTCCACCGCGGTGATTACCGGCGACATCACCCAGGTCGACCTGCCGCGCGGGACCAAGAGCGGTCTGGCGCATGTCATCGAGGTGCTCAAGGACGTCAACGGCATCAGCTTCACCCACTTCAAGCCCAAGGACGTGGTCCGTCATCCGCTGGTGCAGCGTATCGTCGAGGCGTACGAGTCATTCGAAGATCGCCAGCTGCCACCTGGCAAGCGCGCCGGGCAGGACACTGCCGGTGATTGA
- the miaB gene encoding tRNA (N6-isopentenyl adenosine(37)-C2)-methylthiotransferase MiaB has translation MTRKLFIETHGCQMNEYDSSRMVDLLGEHQAMEITENPAEADVILLNTCSIREKAQEKVFSQLGRWRELKLDNPQLVIGVGGCVASQEGAAIRDRAPYVDVVFGPQTLHRLPEMIDAARTTKQPQVDISFPEIEKFDRLPEPRVDGPSAFVSVMEGCSKYCTFCVVPYTRGEEVSRPLADVLAEIVHLAENGVKEVTLLGQNVNGYRHDGHDFADLLHAVAAIDGIGRIRYTTSHPLEFSDAIIQAHAEIPQLVKYLHLPVQAGSDRILAAMKRNHTALEYKSRIRRLRAAVPDIVISSDFIVGFPGETDKDFEQTMKLIEDVGFDFSYSFVYSSRPGTPAADLVDDTPDEVKKQRLAILQQRINQQGFENSRRMVGTTQHILVSDYSKKDPGMLQGRTEHNRIVNFRCDNPRLIGQFVKVHIDDALPHSLRGTLLS, from the coding sequence ATGACCCGCAAGCTTTTCATCGAAACCCATGGCTGCCAGATGAACGAGTACGACAGCTCGCGCATGGTGGACCTGCTGGGCGAACACCAGGCCATGGAGATCACCGAGAACCCGGCTGAAGCCGATGTGATTCTCCTCAATACCTGCTCGATTCGCGAAAAGGCTCAGGAAAAGGTCTTCTCGCAACTGGGTCGCTGGCGCGAACTGAAACTGGACAACCCGCAGCTGGTAATCGGCGTCGGCGGCTGTGTGGCCAGTCAGGAAGGCGCAGCCATTCGCGACCGCGCACCGTACGTCGACGTGGTCTTCGGCCCGCAAACGCTGCACCGCCTGCCGGAAATGATCGACGCCGCGCGTACGACCAAGCAGCCGCAGGTGGACATTTCCTTCCCCGAAATCGAGAAATTCGACCGTCTGCCCGAGCCACGCGTCGACGGCCCGAGTGCCTTCGTTTCGGTCATGGAAGGCTGCAGCAAGTACTGCACTTTCTGCGTGGTGCCTTACACCCGCGGCGAGGAAGTCAGCCGACCGCTGGCCGACGTACTGGCAGAAATCGTCCACCTCGCCGAGAACGGCGTGAAGGAAGTGACCCTGCTGGGACAGAACGTCAACGGCTACCGCCACGACGGTCACGACTTCGCCGACCTGCTGCATGCCGTCGCAGCCATCGACGGCATCGGCCGGATTCGCTACACCACCAGCCACCCGCTGGAGTTCTCCGACGCCATCATCCAGGCCCATGCGGAGATTCCGCAGCTGGTCAAATACCTCCACCTGCCCGTGCAGGCCGGCTCCGACCGCATCCTCGCGGCGATGAAGCGCAACCACACCGCCCTGGAGTACAAGTCGCGCATCCGCCGGCTGCGGGCAGCGGTGCCGGATATCGTGATCAGTTCGGACTTCATCGTCGGTTTCCCCGGCGAGACGGACAAGGACTTCGAGCAGACCATGAAGCTGATCGAAGATGTCGGCTTCGACTTCTCCTACTCCTTCGTCTACAGCTCCCGGCCAGGCACGCCAGCCGCGGACCTGGTCGACGACACGCCGGATGAAGTGAAGAAGCAGCGTCTGGCCATCCTGCAGCAACGCATCAATCAGCAGGGCTTCGAGAACAGCCGACGGATGGTGGGCACTACCCAGCACATTCTGGTCAGTGACTACTCTAAAAAGGACCCAGGAATGCTGCAGGGCCGTACCGAGCACAATCGCATCGTCAACTTCCGTTGCGACAATCCCCGGCTCATCGGTCAGTTCGTCAAGGTCCATATCGATGACGCCCTGCCGCACTCGCTGCGTGGCACATTGCTATCTTGA
- a CDS encoding tetratricopeptide repeat protein: MIRTGRILSLGCLLLLSPLTAMAGGNTLLIPATARCALDTLPEELPEALRNCQLAASEGDVQAAYELGEFHYDGRRAPRDLPKALYWFEQASLRGHAAAQHRLGVMFFRGEGVKANNVQAYIVLKMAAVNGEDDALDTADRVSAQMRRDELEIATQVLGQIFRDYLMQLQAADAPLIP, from the coding sequence ATGATCCGCACCGGCCGCATCCTGTCTTTGGGCTGTCTGCTGCTTCTCTCGCCTCTCACGGCCATGGCCGGCGGGAACACTTTGCTGATCCCGGCGACTGCCCGCTGCGCGCTCGATACGCTCCCCGAAGAACTGCCCGAAGCCCTGCGCAACTGCCAGCTCGCCGCCAGCGAAGGCGATGTGCAAGCCGCCTACGAGCTGGGCGAATTCCATTACGACGGTCGCCGCGCGCCGCGCGATCTGCCCAAGGCGCTGTACTGGTTCGAGCAGGCATCGTTGCGTGGTCATGCAGCAGCGCAGCACCGACTCGGCGTGATGTTCTTCCGTGGCGAGGGCGTCAAGGCCAACAACGTGCAGGCCTATATCGTGCTGAAGATGGCCGCCGTCAACGGCGAGGATGATGCACTGGATACCGCCGACCGGGTCTCCGCACAGATGCGCCGCGACGAACTGGAAATCGCTACCCAGGTACTCGGCCAGATCTTCCGCGACTACCTGATGCAACTGCAGGCTGCCGACGCGCCGCTGATCCCCTGA
- the hemL gene encoding glutamate-1-semialdehyde 2,1-aminomutase, which yields MSRSETLFASAQTHIPGGVNSPVRAFRSVGGTPLFLKHAEGAYVIDEDDKRYVDYVGSWGPMILGHSHPEVLDAVRRQLEHGLSYGAPTAMETEMAELVCRLVPSMEMVRMVSSGTEATMSAIRLARGYTGRDAIIKFEGCYHGHSDSLLVKAGSGALTQGVPSSAGVPADFAKHTLTLAYNDLAEVEATLKEKGEQVACIIVEPVAGNMNCVPPAPGFLEGLRSLCDEHGVVLIFDEVMTGFRVALGGAQAYYGVIPDLSTFGKIIGGGMPVGCFGGKRAIMQHIAPLGPVYQAGTLSGNPLAMAAGLTTLGLISRPGFHDELSDYTSRMLQGLQDRADAAGIPFVTTQVGGMFGLYFSGADDIVTFGDVMASDADRFKRFFHLMLEGGVYLAPSAFEAGFTSIAHGDTELAITLEAAERAFAKLK from the coding sequence ATGTCCCGTTCCGAAACCCTGTTTGCCAGCGCCCAGACCCACATCCCGGGCGGCGTCAATTCACCGGTTCGCGCCTTCCGCAGCGTCGGTGGCACCCCGCTGTTCCTCAAGCACGCCGAAGGCGCCTATGTGATCGACGAGGACGACAAGCGCTATGTCGATTACGTCGGCTCCTGGGGCCCGATGATCCTCGGCCACAGCCATCCAGAGGTACTCGATGCCGTGCGTCGCCAGCTCGAACACGGGCTGTCCTACGGTGCGCCGACCGCCATGGAGACCGAGATGGCCGAGCTGGTCTGCCGCCTGGTGCCGTCCATGGAGATGGTGCGCATGGTCAGCTCCGGCACCGAAGCGACCATGAGCGCGATCCGCCTGGCCCGCGGCTATACCGGCCGCGATGCCATCATCAAGTTCGAAGGCTGCTACCACGGCCACTCCGACAGCCTGCTGGTGAAAGCCGGCTCCGGCGCCCTGACCCAGGGTGTGCCGAGCTCAGCTGGCGTGCCAGCGGACTTCGCCAAGCACACCCTGACCCTGGCCTATAACGACCTCGCCGAAGTCGAGGCCACGCTGAAAGAAAAGGGCGAGCAGGTCGCCTGCATCATCGTCGAGCCGGTGGCAGGCAACATGAACTGCGTTCCGCCGGCGCCAGGCTTCCTCGAGGGCCTGCGCAGCCTGTGTGACGAGCACGGCGTGGTGCTGATCTTCGATGAGGTGATGACCGGTTTCCGCGTCGCCCTCGGTGGCGCCCAGGCTTACTACGGCGTGATCCCGGATCTGTCGACCTTCGGCAAGATCATCGGCGGCGGCATGCCAGTCGGCTGCTTCGGTGGCAAGCGCGCCATCATGCAGCACATCGCCCCGCTCGGCCCGGTCTACCAGGCCGGCACCCTGTCGGGTAACCCGCTGGCGATGGCCGCCGGCCTGACCACCCTTGGCCTGATCAGCCGTCCCGGCTTCCACGATGAACTGAGCGATTACACCAGCCGCATGCTGCAGGGCCTGCAGGACCGCGCCGATGCAGCCGGTATCCCCTTCGTCACCACCCAGGTCGGCGGCATGTTCGGCCTGTATTTCAGCGGCGCCGACGATATCGTCACTTTCGGTGATGTCATGGCCAGCGATGCTGATCGCTTCAAGCGCTTCTTCCATCTGATGCTCGAAGGCGGGGTCTACCTGGCGCCCAGCGCGTTCGAGGCTGGTTTTACCTCCATTGCCCATGGCGACACCGAGCTGGCAATCACCCTGGAGGCGGCCGAGCGCGCCTTCGCCAAGCTCAAGTGA
- the thiE gene encoding thiamine phosphate synthase yields the protein MKESTRLRGLYAITDSKLLAEGRLLPYVEAALKGGARLLQYRDKSSDEARRLREADALQELCARHGAQLIINDDAELAARLGVGLHLGQEDGSLAVARALLGRQAIIGATCHAQLPLAEQAVRDGASYVAFGRFFQSQTKPGAPSADRELLREARARIGLPIVAIGGITLETAPSLITDGVQMIAVVHALFAADSPAEVERRARAFSQLFITP from the coding sequence ATGAAGGAATCGACTCGCCTGCGCGGTCTGTACGCCATCACCGACAGCAAGCTGCTCGCCGAGGGCCGCCTGCTGCCGTATGTCGAAGCTGCCCTGAAAGGTGGCGCCCGACTGCTGCAGTACCGTGATAAATCCAGCGATGAGGCGCGCCGATTGCGCGAAGCCGATGCGCTGCAAGAACTTTGTGCCCGCCATGGCGCGCAGCTGATCATCAACGACGACGCCGAACTGGCTGCCCGGCTGGGCGTCGGCCTGCACCTTGGACAGGAGGACGGCTCGCTCGCCGTCGCCCGCGCCCTGCTCGGCCGCCAGGCGATCATCGGCGCCACCTGTCATGCGCAGCTGCCACTGGCCGAGCAGGCCGTGCGTGACGGCGCCAGCTATGTCGCCTTCGGCCGTTTCTTCCAGTCACAGACAAAACCGGGGGCGCCCTCGGCCGATCGCGAGCTGTTGCGCGAAGCTCGCGCGCGTATCGGCCTGCCCATCGTCGCTATCGGTGGCATTACGCTGGAAACAGCGCCAAGTCTGATCACCGACGGCGTGCAAATGATCGCCGTGGTTCACGCCCTGTTCGCCGCCGACAGCCCGGCCGAGGTCGAACGCCGCGCCCGCGCGTTCAGCCAGCTGTTCATCACCCCCTGA
- a CDS encoding bifunctional hydroxymethylpyrimidine kinase/phosphomethylpyrimidine kinase yields MKNPTSRPVVLCLSGHDPSGGAGLQADIEALLAQACHAAPTVTALTVQDTVNVSDFRVLDREWVLAQANAVIADLPVAAVKLGMLGSVEMVETVIEIMSKLPGVPLVCDPVLRAGGGGALGKGDVGYAMRERLFPVSTIATPNLPEARILADLPDGSADECAERLLPHIRHLLITGGHGDESEVHNRLYCSDGSRHDFTCARLPGSYHGSGCTLASALAGRLALGEALTSAVRSALDYTWRTLRDAEAPGHGQFIPRRLPLDLA; encoded by the coding sequence ATGAAAAACCCTACTTCACGACCAGTCGTCCTCTGTCTTTCCGGCCATGATCCCAGTGGCGGCGCCGGTCTGCAGGCGGACATCGAAGCCCTGCTGGCGCAGGCCTGTCACGCTGCGCCGACCGTCACCGCACTGACCGTGCAGGACACCGTCAACGTCTCCGACTTCCGCGTGCTCGACCGCGAATGGGTGCTCGCCCAGGCCAATGCGGTGATCGCCGACCTGCCCGTCGCAGCGGTCAAGCTGGGCATGCTCGGCTCGGTGGAGATGGTCGAGACCGTCATCGAGATCATGAGCAAGCTGCCCGGTGTGCCGCTGGTCTGCGACCCGGTGCTGCGTGCCGGCGGTGGCGGCGCGTTGGGCAAGGGCGATGTCGGCTACGCCATGCGCGAGCGGCTGTTCCCGGTGTCGACCATCGCCACGCCGAACCTGCCGGAAGCCCGCATTCTTGCCGATCTGCCCGATGGCAGCGCCGATGAATGTGCCGAACGCCTGCTGCCACATATCCGCCACCTGCTGATTACTGGTGGTCACGGCGACGAAAGCGAAGTGCATAACCGACTCTATTGCAGTGACGGCAGCCGCCACGATTTCACCTGCGCACGCTTGCCGGGCAGCTACCACGGCTCCGGCTGCACGCTGGCCAGCGCCCTCGCCGGCCGCCTGGCACTTGGCGAAGCGCTGACCAGCGCGGTCAGGTCTGCGCTCGATTACACCTGGCGCACCCTGCGCGATGCCGAGGCGCCCGGCCACGGGCAATTCATCCCGCGGCGGTTGCCGCTGGATCTGGCCTGA
- a CDS encoding sensor histidine kinase → MRYVFFLILALLPAVAAAVELDEHTRHLPLGQVMQVFEDPRGDARIEDIASAAFENRFQTHQAAVFNAGYSRSVHWVRVDLHYQPRLAQDAKRWLLEVAYPPLDSLQLYLTDGEGGYRLARDTGDTKPWASREIRQGNYLFEIELQPNQPQRAYLRVQSEGSIQVPLSLWSQHAYLEAQPGRIYVLGMIYGVLLAMLVYNLFIYFSIRDPSYLFYILYIAAFGLYQVSVNGAGVQFLWPDRPWWANAATPLLIGATGLFGCLFTRSFLRTAEHSRWMNRLLGLIIAFSVVVMVLALTTDYGLSLRLATALALLFTLAVFAAGILAWLRGMRVARYFIIAWSALLIGGQINTLMVLGHLPHNFLTMYASQLGAALEVVLLSMALADRINALKDERATILESARSELQQLNAELAESNRLKDEFLSNISHELRTPMMGVMGALELLPASETPEELQQYQHIATGSARDMMRLVNNILVLSELRAGKLRLQDQRFSLRQTAGRLHQQFDGLARDKGLALELEFDEQLPDRVYGDGEKLEQSICHLLDNAVKFTSRGAVNLRFTGAVEQRQLQLNVEVVDSGIGFSDADQAFLYHQFRQVDGSMTRRYGGLGIGLAISRGLIQLLGGQLEQQSRPGMGSRFGIHVRFALHPADGLAAGSAPATPPSAPIA, encoded by the coding sequence ATGCGGTACGTCTTCTTTCTCATTCTGGCTTTGCTGCCTGCCGTGGCTGCTGCTGTCGAACTCGACGAGCACACCCGTCACCTGCCGCTTGGCCAGGTCATGCAAGTGTTCGAGGACCCGCGCGGCGATGCGCGCATAGAAGACATCGCCTCGGCGGCTTTCGAGAACCGCTTTCAGACGCATCAGGCCGCCGTATTCAACGCCGGGTATTCCCGCTCCGTGCACTGGGTGCGCGTTGATCTGCACTACCAGCCCCGGTTGGCACAGGATGCGAAACGCTGGTTGCTGGAGGTGGCCTACCCACCGCTGGACAGCCTGCAGCTTTACTTGACCGACGGCGAGGGCGGCTACCGCCTGGCCCGCGATACCGGCGACACCAAGCCCTGGGCCAGCCGCGAAATCCGCCAAGGCAACTATCTGTTCGAGATCGAACTGCAGCCCAACCAGCCGCAGCGGGCCTATCTGCGCGTGCAGAGCGAAGGGTCGATCCAGGTCCCGCTGAGTCTGTGGTCGCAGCACGCCTACCTCGAAGCGCAGCCGGGGCGCATCTACGTGCTGGGCATGATCTACGGTGTGCTGCTGGCAATGCTGGTCTACAACCTGTTCATCTATTTCAGCATTCGGGACCCCAGCTACCTGTTCTACATCCTCTACATCGCTGCGTTTGGCCTCTATCAGGTCTCGGTGAACGGTGCGGGGGTGCAGTTTCTCTGGCCTGATCGGCCCTGGTGGGCCAACGCCGCGACGCCGCTGCTGATAGGTGCCACCGGGCTGTTCGGTTGCCTGTTCACCCGCAGCTTCCTGCGCACCGCCGAGCACAGCCGCTGGATGAATCGGCTGCTCGGGCTGATCATCGCGTTCTCCGTGGTAGTGATGGTGCTGGCGCTGACCACCGACTACGGCCTTTCGTTGCGCCTGGCCACTGCCCTGGCATTGCTGTTCACCCTGGCGGTGTTCGCTGCTGGCATCCTCGCCTGGCTGCGCGGCATGCGTGTCGCGCGCTACTTCATCATCGCCTGGAGCGCACTGCTCATCGGTGGGCAGATCAATACGCTGATGGTGCTGGGGCATCTGCCGCACAACTTCCTGACGATGTACGCCAGCCAGCTGGGTGCCGCGCTGGAGGTGGTGCTGCTGTCGATGGCACTGGCCGATCGCATCAACGCGCTGAAGGACGAGCGCGCCACGATCCTCGAAAGTGCGCGCTCCGAGCTGCAGCAGCTCAACGCCGAGCTGGCCGAGAGCAATCGCCTGAAGGATGAATTCCTCTCCAACATCAGCCACGAGCTGCGCACGCCAATGATGGGGGTGATGGGCGCGCTGGAGCTTTTGCCTGCCTCCGAAACGCCGGAGGAACTGCAGCAGTATCAGCACATCGCCACCGGCTCGGCGCGCGACATGATGCGCCTGGTCAACAATATTCTGGTCCTCAGCGAACTGCGTGCCGGCAAGCTGCGTCTGCAGGATCAGCGCTTCAGCCTGCGGCAGACCGCGGGGCGGCTGCACCAGCAGTTCGATGGCCTGGCCAGGGACAAAGGCTTGGCCTTGGAGCTCGAGTTCGACGAACAGCTGCCTGATCGCGTGTATGGCGACGGCGAAAAACTGGAGCAGAGCATCTGCCATCTGCTCGACAACGCGGTCAAGTTCACCTCACGTGGCGCCGTGAACCTGCGCTTCACGGGTGCGGTCGAGCAGCGCCAGCTGCAGCTGAATGTCGAGGTCGTCGACAGTGGCATCGGTTTCAGCGATGCCGATCAGGCCTTCCTTTACCACCAGTTCCGCCAGGTGGATGGCTCGATGACGCGCCGTTATGGCGGTCTCGGCATTGGCCTGGCGATCAGCCGCGGCCTGATCCAGTTGCTCGGCGGGCAACTCGAGCAGCAGTCACGACCGGGCATGGGCAGCCGCTTCGGCATTCACGTGCGCTTTGCACTGCACCCTGCTGACGGGCTGGCCGCCGGCTCGGCGCCAGCCACTCCGCCATCCGCGCCGATTGCCTGA